A genomic region of Melanotaenia boesemani isolate fMelBoe1 chromosome 13, fMelBoe1.pri, whole genome shotgun sequence contains the following coding sequences:
- the LOC121651538 gene encoding uncharacterized protein LOC121651538, whose translation MGEVMATEKDWERSLWQSSPRDTARRSGILPTVPPPGQRILREGVGNGGPSIRKVDTSMRTSISPGERLAITLRFLATGETFRSLAFQFRIGERTVSNIVDETCQALYSTMKEQYMRVPTTTEEWMEIAMEFNERWNYPCCIGAIDGKHIAIQQPENSGSEYFNYKHFFSVVLLALVNANYKFIYVDVGAAGRAGDAGIFANSALKKALSENSLNLPPAEEIDGISPSKINYHIVGDDAFPLSLKLMKPYPHRNLDQPKQIFNYRLSRARRVVENAFGILSNRFRVFFDNNQSQA comes from the exons ATGGGTGAGGTCATGGCTACAGAGAAGGACTGGGAAAGGAGTTTATGGCAATCTTCTCCAAGAGATACGGCTCGAAGATCCGGAATCCTTCCGACAGTACCACCGCCTGGACAGAGAATCCTTCGAGAGGGTGTTGGAAACGGTGGCCCATCGATCCGCAAGGTTGATACCTCAATGCGAACGAGTATCAGTCCCGGAGAGAGGCTTGCCATCACGCTTAGATTCCTAGCTACAG GTGAAACATTTCGAAGTCTGGCATTTCAGTTCCGGATTGGGGAAAGAACAGTCTCAAATATTGTTGATGAGACATGCCAGGCATTGTACAGCACAATGAAGGAGCAGTACATGAGG gtCCCGACAACAACAGAAGAATGGATGGAAATTGCCATGGAATTCAACGAGAGGTGGAACTATCCTTGTTGCATCGGTGCAATTGATGGCAAACACATTGCAATCCAACAGCCAGAAAACAGTGGTTCAGAGTATTTCAactacaaacattttttcagtGTTGTACTCTTAGCTCTTGTAAATGCAAATTACAAGTTCATATATGTAGATGTGGGGGCAGCTGGTCGTGCAGGAGATGCTGGCATATTTGCTAACTCAGCGTTAAAGAAAGCCCTGAGTGAAAACTCTCTGAATTTGCCACCAGCTGAAGAGATAGATGGAATATCACCAAGCAAAATAAACTACCACATAGTTGGTGATGATGCGTTCCCGCTGTCTCTAAAACTGATGAAACCGTACCCACACAGAAATCTGGACCAaccaaaacaaatttttaactATCGGTTATCCAGAGCTAGACGAGTAGTCGAGAATGCATTTGGCATTCTCTCCAACAGGTTCAGGGTGTTTTTTGACAACAATCAATCTCAGGCCTGA